In Microtus ochrogaster isolate Prairie Vole_2 unplaced genomic scaffold, MicOch1.0 UNK85, whole genome shotgun sequence, a single genomic region encodes these proteins:
- the Fam3a gene encoding protein FAM3A isoform X2, with product MRLAGPLRIVALIITMGLTWILVTILLGGPGGGLPRIQQFFTSPENSVTAEPRARKYKCGLPQPCPEEHLAFRIVSGAANVIGPKICLEDKMLMSSVKDNVGRGLNIALVNGVSGELLEARAFDMWAGDVNDLLKFIRPLHEGTLVFVASYDDPATKMNEETRKLFSELGSRNAKELAFRDSWVFVGAKGVQNKSPFEQHVKNSKHTNKYEGWPEALEMEGCIPRRSMAG from the exons ATGAGGTTGGCAG GCCCCCTGCGCATCGTGGCCCTAATCATCACTATGGGTCTCACCTGGATCCTAGTCACCATCCTCCTGGGTGGTCCTGGTGGTGGCCTTCCTCGAATTCAGCAGTTCTTCACCA GCCCAGAGAACTCAGTGACAGCAG AACCAAGGGCCAGGAAGTACAAGTGCGGCCTGCCCCAGCCATGTCCTGAGGAGCACCTGGCCTTTCGCATAGTCAGCGGGGCTGCCAATGTCATCGGGCCCAAGATCTGCCTCGAGGACAAGAT GCTCATGAGCAGCGTCAAGGACAATGTGGGCCGTGGGCTGAACATTGCCCTGGTGAATG GGGTCAGTGGTGAGCTCCTGGAAGCCAGAGCCTTCGACATGTGGGCTGGAG ATGTCAATGATCTCTTAAAGTTCATCCGGCCATTGCATGAAGGTACCCTAGTGTTTGTGGCATCCTATGATGATCCAGCTACCAA GATGAATGAAGAGACCAGGAAACTTTTTTCTGAACTGGGCAGCAGGAACGCCAAGGAGCTAGCCTTCCGTGACAGCTGGGTGTTTGTGGGAGCCAAAGGTGTACAAAACAAGAGCCCTTTTGAGCAG CATGTGAAGAACAGTAAGCACACCAACAAATATGAGGGCTGGCCAGAGGCCCTGGAGATGGAAGGCTGTATCCCTCGAAGGAGCATGGCGGGCTAG
- the Ubl4a gene encoding ubiquitin-like protein 4A, with protein MQLTVKALQGRECSLQVPEDELVSTLKHLVSDKLNVPVRQQRLLFKGKALADEKRLSDYNIGPNSKLNLVVKPLEKVLLEEGSAHRLVDSPPLPLWQLISKVLARHFSVADASRVLEQLQRDYDRSLSRLTLDDIERLASRFLHPEVTEAMEKGFSK; from the exons ATGCAGCTGACCGTGAAGGCGCTCCAGGGCCGGGAGTGCAGCCTACAG GTGCCGGAGGACGAGCTAGTGTCTACACTGAAACACCTGGTCTCGGATAAGCTGAATGTCCCTGTGCGCCAGCAACGTCTGCTGTTCAAGGGCAAGGCCCTAGCAG ATGAGAAACGACTGTCAGATTACAACATCGGGCCCAATTCTAAGCTCAACCTAGTCGTTAAACCTTTGGAGAAGGTGCTACTAGAAGAAGGGTCTGCCCACAGACTGGTCgactccccacccctacccctctGGCAGCTGATCTCCAAAGTCCTGGCCCGTCACTTCAGTGTAGCAGATGCCAGCAGGGTCCTGGAACAACTACAGAGG GATTATGACAGGTCCCTGAGCCGCCTAACACTGGATGACATCGAACGTTTGGCCAGCCGCTTTCTACACCCTGAAGTAACTGAGGCTATGGAAAAAGGGTTCTCCAAATAG
- the Fam3a gene encoding protein FAM3A isoform X1, whose product MEGTDCGPLRIVALIITMGLTWILVTILLGGPGGGLPRIQQFFTSPENSVTAEPRARKYKCGLPQPCPEEHLAFRIVSGAANVIGPKICLEDKMLMSSVKDNVGRGLNIALVNGVSGELLEARAFDMWAGDVNDLLKFIRPLHEGTLVFVASYDDPATKMNEETRKLFSELGSRNAKELAFRDSWVFVGAKGVQNKSPFEQHVKNSKHTNKYEGWPEALEMEGCIPRRSMAG is encoded by the exons ATGGAGGGGACTGATTGCG GCCCCCTGCGCATCGTGGCCCTAATCATCACTATGGGTCTCACCTGGATCCTAGTCACCATCCTCCTGGGTGGTCCTGGTGGTGGCCTTCCTCGAATTCAGCAGTTCTTCACCA GCCCAGAGAACTCAGTGACAGCAG AACCAAGGGCCAGGAAGTACAAGTGCGGCCTGCCCCAGCCATGTCCTGAGGAGCACCTGGCCTTTCGCATAGTCAGCGGGGCTGCCAATGTCATCGGGCCCAAGATCTGCCTCGAGGACAAGAT GCTCATGAGCAGCGTCAAGGACAATGTGGGCCGTGGGCTGAACATTGCCCTGGTGAATG GGGTCAGTGGTGAGCTCCTGGAAGCCAGAGCCTTCGACATGTGGGCTGGAG ATGTCAATGATCTCTTAAAGTTCATCCGGCCATTGCATGAAGGTACCCTAGTGTTTGTGGCATCCTATGATGATCCAGCTACCAA GATGAATGAAGAGACCAGGAAACTTTTTTCTGAACTGGGCAGCAGGAACGCCAAGGAGCTAGCCTTCCGTGACAGCTGGGTGTTTGTGGGAGCCAAAGGTGTACAAAACAAGAGCCCTTTTGAGCAG CATGTGAAGAACAGTAAGCACACCAACAAATATGAGGGCTGGCCAGAGGCCCTGGAGATGGAAGGCTGTATCCCTCGAAGGAGCATGGCGGGCTAG
- the Slc10a3 gene encoding P3 protein, with product MVVRRSRGSSQQLPSLGQGGCTSLLDMLRATLLLISLPWGAQVMASANLSTALSHTVPLTGGHYLSIGDGSVTEFEFPEKSEGIIVISSQYSGQANGTGVSPTLRVISLDTEVLTIKNVSAITWGSGGGFVVSIHSGLAGLAPLHLQLMDFHEAPPLLIEERKDFCIRVSPAEDIPSTLNPNLGHFSENPILYLLLPLIFVNKCSFGCKVELEVLKELLQSPQPMLLGLLGQFLVMPFYAFLMAKVFMLPKALALGLIITCSSPGGGGSYLFSLLLGGDVTLAISMTFISTVAATGFLPLSSALYSRLLSIHETLHVPISKILGTLLFIAIPIAAGVVIKSKLPKFSELLLQVIKPFSFVLLLGGLFLAYHMGVFILVGVRLPIVLVGFTVPLVGLLVGYSLAMCLKLPVAQRRTVSIEVGVQNSLLALAMLQLSLRRLQADYASQAPFIVALSGTSEMLALVIGQFIYSSLFPVP from the coding sequence ATGGTGGTCAGGAGAAGCAGAGGTAGCTCCCAACAGTTGCCTAGCCTGGGACAGGGTGGTTGTACAAGTCTCCTAGATATGCTCAGAGCTACCCTGCTGCTCATCAGCCTTCCATGGGGGGCCCAAGTGATGGCCAGTGCCAACCTCAGCACTGCTCTCAGCCACACTGTGCCACTGACTGGTGGTCACTATTTGAGCattggggatggctcagtgacagagttTGAGTTCCCTGAAAAGAGTGAGGGTATCATTGTGATCTCTAGCCAATACTCAGGACAGGCCAATGGGACAGGAGTCAGCCCCACACTGAGGGTTATATCCCTGGACACAGAGGTACTAACCATCAAGAATGTGAGTGCCATAACCTGGGGCAGTGGGGGTGGCTTTGTGGTGAGCATCCACTCAGGTCTGGCTGGGCTGGCCCCACTCCACCTCCAGCTCATGGACTTCCATGAGGCCCCACCCTTGCTGATTGAAGAACGAAAAGATTTCTGCATCAGGGTGTCACCTGCTGAAGATATCCCTTCTACCCTCAACCCCAACTTGGGCCACTTCTCAGAGAACCCAATTCTGTACCTGCTCCTGCCTCTTATCTTTGTCAACAAGTGTTCATTTGGGTGCAAAGTGGAACTTGAAGTTTTGAAGGAGCTTCTGCAGAGCCCCCAACCCATGCTGTTGGGTCTCTTGGGCCAGTTTCTGGTCATGCCCTTCTATGCTTTCCTGATGGCCAAAGTCTTCATGCTACCCAAGGCCTTGGCTCTGGGCCTCATCATTACCTGCTCATCACCTGGCGGTGGGGGGAGCTATCTTTTCAGTCTCCTCCTTGGAGGAGATGTCACCCTGGCCATCTCCATGACTTTCATCTCAACAGTAGCTGCCACGGGTTTCCTGCCACTCTCATCAGCTCTCTACAGCCGTCTTCTCAGCATCCATGAAACACTCCACGTGCCCATCTCCAAGATACTGGGGACTCTGCTGTTCATCGCCATCCCCATAGCAGCAGGTGTGGTGATCAAGTCTAAGCTCCCCAAGTTCTCAGAGCTGCTGCTACAGGTCATCAAGCCCTTCAGCTTTGTACTTCTCCTAGGTGGCCTATTCCTGGCCTACCACATGGGGGTCTTCATCTTAGTGGGAGTCAGGTTACCCATTGTACTGGTGGGCTTCACAGTGCCTCTGGTTGGCCTCTTGGTGGGCTACAGCCTAGCCATGTGCCTGAAGCTGCCGGTGGCCCAGAGGCGAACAGTCAGCATTGAGGTAGGGGTGCAAAACAGCCTGCTAGCCTTAGCCATGCTGCAGCTGTCTCTGCGCCGCCTTCAAGCAGACTATGCTTCTCAGGCCCCCTTCATTGTGGCACTGAGTGGTACCTCCGAGATGCTGGCTTTGGTTATTGGCCAGTTCATCTACAGCAGCTTGTTTCCTGTTCCCTGA